The genomic window TCCTGTTGCTACCCCAGCAGTCGAGCGTCTCATCCACGCGAATCCCGCAGGAAAAGAAGACGCCCGCGCAAAGCTTGACAAAGGCGCCCCCAGGAGCCTGCGTCTCTCCGTGATACCCCTTGCCCCAGCAAGCCACTTCACCGCTCCCCGCCCGGATGGCACAGGCGTGGTCGGACCCTATCGCTACCTCCACGAACCGACCCGCAGGCGGATCGCGCACCGGGTCGCTTCCCATGAGACCGACCCAGCAGCTCAGCGATCCGTCTTCGCGAATTCCGCACGCGTGCCACGGCCCCACTGCCAACTTGACGAAATTGTCGCTTGGAACTGAGAGGTATTGAGGCTCCTGGCCCCAACACCGAACCCTGCCCATCCGCTCAAGGGCGCAGGCGAAGTCTTTTGCGACGCCGACCTGTGTGAATCCCGACCCCTCGGGTGCCGGCTCGGCCGGCATCCCGTCGCCCCAGCAGTGGACATCACCCAAGGGGTCGAGCGCACACGAATGGCCGCCCGAGATGGCGACGTTGGCGATCTGCGCTGGGGGCCCCGCTGGAGGCTCGACCGCGGCGCTGCACGCTCCGAGCAGCGCCAGCCAGGGCACCAACAACCGCCAAAGGTATCGATCTCGTGGCATGTCCCATTCACCTCCAGAAATGGGGCCAGGCTGCTCCCCGTGTTCTGAGCCTGGCACAAACTCCCTGAAAGCGCGAGCCCGCCTTTCTCTGGTAGACGTGCCAGTCCCGGTCGAAGAAGTCCGTTTCCTTGATCTGGCGGGCCGAGAACTCGTGGGTTGCGCCGAGCACGTGGCTGAGCTCGTGCGATACCAGCTCCGCGTGCGAGCTCTTGGGACCAAGCACGCTTTGGTGCCCTGAAACCACGATGTAGGGAAGATGCGCTCCGTCCGACGGGCACCCGATTCCCATGGGTTTGCTGAGGGTTGGGACGCAGTCTAGGTCTGACCACGGCCCCACGACGAACATATTCACACCGAAACCGAGCTGCCGCGCCTCGGCATCGAAGTGCTCTATGTATGTACTTGCCAATAGCAAATCTATGCACGCCCTTCGTCTTTGAGGTGTGACCTCCCCAGCAATCTCTCTGCGCCCCTGAAAATCGGATATCTATGCGCTTCTCCACGTTATCACTTTGCCTCACGAAGTTGACGCTGGCGAGGCGGGTCTGGATCAAACAGTTGCGCCAGATGTCATCGATGTTGAAGTGGAGACCAAGCCCCATCCTCGCCGGGTCGTCCTGACGGATCCCCCCATTTTGGGAGCTGGGCTAATTTCCTGAGATTGTAGGGAATTTTTGTTTCGGTCGTGCGGTTGAGAGTGGTATGTCTCAACGCACCTATCGCAAGTCCGAACGCACTCATCGCAAGTCCGGCAGCCGCGCGCGCGCTCGCATGCGCAAGAATGCCACGAAGCGTCGCTCCCACCGCGACAAGGTACGCGCGCGGGTGCAGAATGCCGACGTGCACAAGTTCGTCGAGGAAGCGGTGGGACAGGACCTGCACTCGAAGCGGGTGCTGTCGTTGTCGAGAGCGACGACGGGGGTGATCCACGCGGCGGCGCTGGCAGTCAACGCCATCGGGCGGGGGCTCGCGCTGTCGCAGGGCACGCAGGCCAAACATGGCATCAAGCAGGTGGACCGGCTGTTGTCGAATGTCGCTGTGTGTCCCGCGGACTTGTTTGCCAGCTGGGTACCGTTCGTGCTGGGGGACCGGAGCGAGGCGCGTATCGCGCTGGATTGGACGCACTTCGATGCGGACAAGCATTCGACCATCGCCGCCTATCTGATCACGACGCACGGCCGAGCGACGCCCCTGGTCTGGCGTACGTTTGCGGACGCCGAGCTGACCGACGGCGGTCGCACCGATGCGGAGGACTTGCTTTTGCTGCGGCTTCGGGAAGTGCTTCCGGAGCAGGTTCAAGTCGTCCTGATCGCGGATCGCGGCTTCGGCGACGCGGGGCTGTACAGGATGCTCGAACAGTGGGGCTGGGACTACGTGATCCGCTTTCGCAAGGGCATCCAGGTCACCAACGCCGCAGGCAAGACACTGCCTGTGGAGCAATGGCTGTCGCCCAAGGGTCACGCCAAGGCCTTGCGCGGGGCGAGCGTCACCGCGGCCCACTGTCGCGTCGGTGCAGTCGTGACGGTGCACGCCAAGGGCATGAAAGAGGCTTGGTTTGTGGCCACGAGTTTCAAGAATCGGCCCGCTCGCGATGTGGTGAACCTGTACGCTCGCA from Pseudomonadota bacterium includes these protein-coding regions:
- a CDS encoding IS4 family transposase; the encoded protein is MSQRTYRKSERTHRKSGSRARARMRKNATKRRSHRDKVRARVQNADVHKFVEEAVGQDLHSKRVLSLSRATTGVIHAAALAVNAIGRGLALSQGTQAKHGIKQVDRLLSNVAVCPADLFASWVPFVLGDRSEARIALDWTHFDADKHSTIAAYLITTHGRATPLVWRTFADAELTDGGRTDAEDLLLLRLREVLPEQVQVVLIADRGFGDAGLYRMLEQWGWDYVIRFRKGIQVTNAAGKTLPVEQWLSPKGHAKALRGASVTAAHCRVGAVVTVHAKGMKEAWFVATSFKNRPARDVVNLYARRFTIEETFRDQKDARFGLGMRHTRVRSPERRDRLFLVAALAQALLTLLGAAGERCGLDRTLKPNTSKKRTLSLFKQGCFWFEAIPNMPNQRLRTLMKAFG